The Miscanthus floridulus cultivar M001 chromosome 17, ASM1932011v1, whole genome shotgun sequence genome has a window encoding:
- the LOC136518403 gene encoding protein phosphatase 2C 50-like isoform X1 — translation MAASECAPGIEKLDLAAAGAGAGGKRSVYLMDCAPVWGCASTRGRSAEMEDACAAAPRFADVPVRLLASRRDLDGLGLDADALRLPAHLFGVFDGHGGAEVANYCRERLQVLLRQELRVLGKDLGETSEVDMKEHWDELFTRCFKRLDDEVSGQASRLVDGVQESRPVAAENVGSTAVVAVVCSSHVVVANCGDSRVVLCRGKEPIELSIDHKPDRKDERARIEALGGKVIQWNGYRVSGILAMSRSIGDRYLKPFVIPKPEVTVFPRAKDDDCLILASDGLWDVVTNEEACKVARRQIQMWHKNNSVTSSLCDGSDESTDPAAQAAADYLMRLALKKGTEDNITVIVVDLKPRKKLKSNP, via the exons ATGGCGGCCTCGGAATGCGCGCCGGGGATCGAGAAGCTGGATCTcgctgccgccggcgccggcgccggcggcaagaGGAGCGTCTACCTCATGGACTGCGCGCCGGTCTGGGGCTGCGCGTCCACGCGCGGCCGCAGCGCCGAGATGGAGGACGCGTGCGCCGCGGCCCCGCGCTTCGCGGACGTGCCGGTGCGCCTGCTCGCCAGCCGCCGCGACCTCGACGGCCTGGGCCTCGACGCCGATGCGCTCCGCCTGCCGGCGCACCTGTTCGGAGTCTTCGACGGCCACGGCGGCGCCGAG GTGGCCAACTACTGCCGGGAGAGGCTCCAGGTGCTGTTGCGGCAGGAGCTGAGAGTACTCGGCAAGGATTTGGGGGAGACAAGCGAGGTGGACATGAAGGAGCACTGGGACGAGCTGTTCACCAGGTGTTTCAAGAGGCTAGATGACGAGGTGTCGGGGCAGGCGAGCAGGCTCGTCGATGGAGTCCAGGAGTCACGGCCGGTGGCTGCCGAGAACGTGGGCTCGACTGCGGTTGTCGCCGTCGTGTGCTCGTCCCATGTGGTGGTCGCCAACTGCGGGGATTCGCGTGTCGTCCTCTGCCGTGGAAAAGAGCCCATAGAGCTGTCGATTGATCACAAG CCTGACAGGAAGGATGAGCGGGCGAGGATTGAGGCCCTGGGAGGCAAGGTCATCCAATGGAACGGCTACCGGGTCTCCGGTATACTTGCTATGTCGAGATCGATTG GGGACCGGTATTTGAAACCATTCGTCATTCCAAAACCAGAAGTTACAGTCTTTCCTAGGGCGAAAGATGACGACTGTCTCATTCTTGCAAGTGATGGACTGTGGGATGTAGTGACGAATGAAGAGGCATGCAAAGTTGCGCGTCGGCAAATCCAAATGTGGCACAAGAACAATAGTGTCACATCATCATTGTGTGATGGGAGTGATGAATCCACTGATCCTGCTGCACAAGCCGCTGCTGATTATCTTATGAGGCTCGCACTGAAGAAGGGTACTGAGGACAATATCACTGtaattgtggttgacttgaaacCTCGAAAGAAGCTCAAGAGCAACCCATAA
- the LOC136518403 gene encoding protein phosphatase 2C 50-like isoform X2 — MAASECAPGIEKLDLAAAGAGAGGKRSVYLMDCAPVWGCASTRGRSAEMEDACAAAPRFADVPVRLLASRRDLDGLGLDADALRLPAHLFGVFDGHGGAEVANYCRERLQVLLRQELRVLGKDLGETSEVDMKEHWDELFTRCFKRLDDEVSGQASRLVDGVQESRPVAAENVGSTAVVAVVCSSHVVVANCGDSRVVLCRGKEPIELSIDHKPDRKDERARIEALGGKVIQWNGYRVSGILAMSRSIDVIRK; from the exons ATGGCGGCCTCGGAATGCGCGCCGGGGATCGAGAAGCTGGATCTcgctgccgccggcgccggcgccggcggcaagaGGAGCGTCTACCTCATGGACTGCGCGCCGGTCTGGGGCTGCGCGTCCACGCGCGGCCGCAGCGCCGAGATGGAGGACGCGTGCGCCGCGGCCCCGCGCTTCGCGGACGTGCCGGTGCGCCTGCTCGCCAGCCGCCGCGACCTCGACGGCCTGGGCCTCGACGCCGATGCGCTCCGCCTGCCGGCGCACCTGTTCGGAGTCTTCGACGGCCACGGCGGCGCCGAG GTGGCCAACTACTGCCGGGAGAGGCTCCAGGTGCTGTTGCGGCAGGAGCTGAGAGTACTCGGCAAGGATTTGGGGGAGACAAGCGAGGTGGACATGAAGGAGCACTGGGACGAGCTGTTCACCAGGTGTTTCAAGAGGCTAGATGACGAGGTGTCGGGGCAGGCGAGCAGGCTCGTCGATGGAGTCCAGGAGTCACGGCCGGTGGCTGCCGAGAACGTGGGCTCGACTGCGGTTGTCGCCGTCGTGTGCTCGTCCCATGTGGTGGTCGCCAACTGCGGGGATTCGCGTGTCGTCCTCTGCCGTGGAAAAGAGCCCATAGAGCTGTCGATTGATCACAAG CCTGACAGGAAGGATGAGCGGGCGAGGATTGAGGCCCTGGGAGGCAAGGTCATCCAATGGAACGGCTACCGGGTCTCCGGTATACTTGCTATGTCGAGATCGATTG ATGTGATTAGGAAATGA